Genomic DNA from Elusimicrobiota bacterium:
CACCGACGTCGGGACAAAATGTTCGTAAGCCCCCGCCCCCAAATAGGATTGGGCCAAATGGTCCCGAGCCGCCAACTCTTCCATGTGACGGACCAGCTCCATTTCGCTCAGAGATCCGGGAAGGTTCAGCCGAGGACGGACCAAGGCCTTCGGAAGCGCCGCAATTAATTCGTCGAACCGCGCCGCCCCAAGGGCCGCGAGCATTTCTTTTTTATGGTCGTCCGTATGTGGGATAAACATGGTTTGTTCTCATTGAGCCCCGAGGGGGAAAGGGCAAATTTTAACTCTTATTTGGCTTTAATAAAGCTTTCGTATTGATCGTACGTCATTAATTTTTCTCGGTCAGCGGGAGAAGCCATCTGGATTTTGTAGAGCCATCCATCCCCGTACGGCGATTGGTTGAGAAGAGCGGGGTTCTTCGTCGTCTCTGTGTTCACCGCCGCGACCGTTCCGGCGACAGGGGCGTAAATATCAAAGGCGGCTTTAACCGATTCCACCACGGCGCACGCCTCCTCCCCCTTAACGGAACGACCGACTTTAGGAAGTTCCACAAAAACCACGTCCGTGATTTCGTGCTGGGCGTGGTCGGAGATTCCCACTGCGCCATCGGGGGAAATCCATTCGTGTGACTTGGTGAAACGAAGATCTTTGGGGTCCATGGTTACCTCTCAGTTCGTTATGGGGAGCACTGATTTACGGTAGAACGGCAACGCCGCTCGATCCGCCGGAACAGCCCGCCCGTGAATTCGAATCGTCCACTCGGGATTGGTTTCGGCCGTTGGGGGCAACAACCCGATGTCCACGTATCCCATCCCAATCCCCGCCCCCAGTGTGGGTGAAAACGTTCCGCTGGTGACATATCCCACCGGGTCTCCCGCAAAACAGATCTCACATTTTTCCCGGGGGACGCCTCTCTCCTGAAGTTGAAAACCCATCAGTCGGCGACGCGACCCCCCTTCCTTTTCCTTGACCAAAGCCCCGCGCCCCACAAAAAATGGCTTTTCCAGTTTGACCGCCCATCCCAACCCGGCTTCCAAGGGCGAATGGGTGTCATCGAGTTCGTGACCGTAAAGCCGGTACCCCATTTCCAATCGCAAGGTGTCCCGGGCCCCCAACCCACAGTTAACGAGCCCCAGAGGTTTCCCCTCTTTCATAAGGAACTCATACACCGGGAACAAATGCCCGGCCGGCCCAAAGAGTTCAAAACCGTCTTCCCCCGTGTATCCGGTTCGAGCCACAACAACCTCCATATCCATGAGGGGAATTTCGGCCACACCGTTTTTTTTCAACCCACAGGCCTCTTTCGATATTTTAGCCATGACTTCGCTCGCCGCGGGGCCCTGAACCGCCAACGCCGCCGGCTGGGGTTGTTCCGTCATCTTCGTGTCCAGCCCCAAACGCGGGCGGATCCATTCCTCATCCACCGATACGCGAGACGCGTTGACGATAAGCAAATAGCGTTGAGGGTCTAAGCAGTAAACATACAGATCGTCCACCACCATCCCCTCTTCATTGCAAAGAAGTGCGTAGAGACCGCGTTGGGCGGGAAGGCCTCCGATATCATTGGTCAGAAGTTTCTGCAAACTTTCCTGGGCACCGGGCCCCGTGACCCACAGCTGGCCCATATGGGAGATGTCGAAAATACCGGCCCGTTCCCGAACGGCCCGATGCTCGGCCATGACACTTTCAAATTGAACGGGCATTTCCCACCCAGCAAAGGGAACGAGGCGTGCGCCGTTTTGTTGATGTCGAAAATGGAACGGAGTTCGTCGGAGCGCGGGGGTGACGGACAGGGATTCGTTCACGATCGCACCATTTCGTCGGCGTGATAGGAACTCCGGACCCGAGGCCCGGCCATCACACGTTCAAAATATTTTTTAGCCTGCACGTTGAGCACTAGAAACTCCTCCGGTGTGTAAAAACGAACCACGGGCAAATGGTCGAAACTGGGGGGAAGGTATTGGCCCATGGTGAAAGACCGGACACCCGCCTGGGCCAGGTCCTGAAACGTTTCGTTCAGTTCCGCCTCGCTCTCTCCCAACCCCACCATGAGACCCGATTTCGTGTGGAGCCCCGCGCGAGCGGACCGGGAAAGGACCGACAACGAACAATCGTACGTCGCCCGCGCGCGAACCCGGGGGGT
This window encodes:
- the gcvT gene encoding glycine cleavage system aminomethyltransferase GcvT encodes the protein MNESLSVTPALRRTPFHFRHQQNGARLVPFAGWEMPVQFESVMAEHRAVRERAGIFDISHMGQLWVTGPGAQESLQKLLTNDIGGLPAQRGLYALLCNEEGMVVDDLYVYCLDPQRYLLIVNASRVSVDEEWIRPRLGLDTKMTEQPQPAALAVQGPAASEVMAKISKEACGLKKNGVAEIPLMDMEVVVARTGYTGEDGFELFGPAGHLFPVYEFLMKEGKPLGLVNCGLGARDTLRLEMGYRLYGHELDDTHSPLEAGLGWAVKLEKPFFVGRGALVKEKEGGSRRRLMGFQLQERGVPREKCEICFAGDPVGYVTSGTFSPTLGAGIGMGYVDIGLLPPTAETNPEWTIRIHGRAVPADRAALPFYRKSVLPITN
- the gcvH gene encoding glycine cleavage system protein GcvH, whose product is MDPKDLRFTKSHEWISPDGAVGISDHAQHEITDVVFVELPKVGRSVKGEEACAVVESVKAAFDIYAPVAGTVAAVNTETTKNPALLNQSPYGDGWLYKIQMASPADREKLMTYDQYESFIKAK